GGTTTGAAGCAGTTGGGTCTGAAAAATAAAAAAGGACAAGGTCAGCCTTGTCCCTACAAATCTGTTTTAGTGCCTAATATAAAATGCGAAAACGAATGGTGTTTTCTATATTTTTTAGGTCGGCGATAACGTTTTCGTTGTATTTTTTATTGACATCGGTAATGACATAGCCAATTTCTTCGTTGGTTTTGAGATACTGCCCCACGATATTGACCTGATGCTGGGCTAAGGTTTGGTTTATTTTTGCCAAAATACCCGGTACGTTTCGGTGAATGTGAATCAAACGATGCGCATCTTTGAGTTTGGGCAGTTGCAATTCGGGGAAATTAACGCTGGCAAAGGTATTGCCTGCATTGATGTAATCTATGATTTTATTGGGAACAAATTGGGCGATATTTACCTGCGCCTCCTGCGTACTGCCCCCTACGTGCGGCGTTAGGATACAGTTGGGAATGTGGCGAAGTTGGGAAATAAATTCTTCGCTGTTGTTTTTGGGTTCATAAGGAAAAACATCAATCCCTGCGCCCAAGATTTTGCCATTTTGTAGGTAAGTAACTAAGGCTTCGATATCCACTACCGCACCACGCGCCAAATTTAAAAACACCACGCCTTCTTTCATGCGCTCAAATTCGGCATGGCTAATTAAGTGCTGATTTTCTTTGCGCCCATCTACGTGCAGGGTTACGATGTCGGCTTTTTCTAATAGCTCTTCGAGCGAGTGGCAAGGTTTGGCATTTCCCAAAGCCAATCTATCGACAATATCATAAAAATAAACCTCCATGCCCATTGCCTCTGCCAAGACCGAAAGTTGTGAGCCAATATTGCCATATCCGACAATACCCAATTTTTTGCCTCTAATTTCGAAACTATTAGCAGCCGATTTTGTCCATTTTCCCTTGTGCATGTCCATCACTTGGGCAGGCACATTGCGCAAGAGCATAATCATTTCGGCAATCGCAAGCTCTACGACACTGCGCGTGTTGCTATAAGGCGCGTTGAAAACGGTAACGCCTTTTTTGGTACAAGCCTCCAAATCAATTTGATTTGTGCCGATACAAAAAGCCCCTACCGCCAAAAGGCGATTTGCCTTTTCTATCACCTTTGCCGTTAGTTGTGTTTTGGAACGAATCCCCAAAATCGAAACCTCTGCCATTCGTTCCAAAAGTTCGTCTTCGCTTAGAGCCGTTTTGAGCAATTCTACCTGATAGCCTTCGGCACGCATCAAATCTACTGCCCTCTGGTGG
Above is a genomic segment from Hugenholtzia roseola DSM 9546 containing:
- the serA gene encoding phosphoglycerate dehydrogenase, yielding MTPNSSVKYFIIDFDSTFTKVEAMDELCHLSHAHKAEAEKARSLAQISELTHLAMEGKISFRDSLQKRLQILAANRRHLPDLISILSEKISDSFKRNQEFFNTYTDHILIVSSGFKDFIEPIVTTFGVKPENIYANSFVFDADGNIVGFDEQNFLSEDKGKVKLLKSLDLKGEIYVIGDGYTDYEIKEAGLANQFYAFTENVRRHSVVEVAEKEVVSLDEFLYINNLPRNVSFPKNRIKVLLLEGIHQRAVDLMRAEGYQVELLKTALSEDELLERMAEVSILGIRSKTQLTAKVIEKANRLLAVGAFCIGTNQIDLEACTKKGVTVFNAPYSNTRSVVELAIAEMIMLLRNVPAQVMDMHKGKWTKSAANSFEIRGKKLGIVGYGNIGSQLSVLAEAMGMEVYFYDIVDRLALGNAKPCHSLEELLEKADIVTLHVDGRKENQHLISHAEFERMKEGVVFLNLARGAVVDIEALVTYLQNGKILGAGIDVFPYEPKNNSEEFISQLRHIPNCILTPHVGGSTQEAQVNIAQFVPNKIIDYINAGNTFASVNFPELQLPKLKDAHRLIHIHRNVPGILAKINQTLAQHQVNIVGQYLKTNEEIGYVITDVNKKYNENVIADLKNIENTIRFRILY